The sequence GGAACTTTCTGAACGGCACAAACTGCACGATGTCACGTATGGCTGGCTCTCCCGTGATGGACTTCAGCCGCCCGTCGTCTCCGTCCAGAATCTCCATGTCTGTGAAGTCAGCTTTCCCCACGCCAACGATGATTATAGACATGGGTAAGCGGGAAGCCGCGACAATCGCAGCGCGGGTCTGATCCATGTCTGTGATCACTCCGTCCGTGATGATCAACAGAACGTAGTATTGCTGGAACACGGGGGCGGAGTCAAAGATCGATCCAACCAACAGTGAATCGCATCCATCATTTTGGAGGGAATGTTCCTTACCGATGCTTTGTTGTCCTGTAAAGCCTGTTGTGCAAACCGCGCCATGTGATTGATAATGGGGGCGAAGTTTGTAGGGCCGTAAAGTTTGACCTGTGGAAGGCACAACCTGTAGGCCTGCACCACACCTTCTACACCTGTGGGAGGAGAATTACAACTTCCTGTCACACGCCCTCACTGTTTCTGGGCGATGGATGGGTAAactgatatttttattgtaacgTACCTGCGCAGTATGGATTTGACGGATTGAAATTGAGAGGGAACTCATGGGACACCTAGAAAACATAACGCTGTCAGAAACGCTGTTTTTGTCTCTTACATGCAAGCcgatttgtattatatttgtaATCACCTGCCAGTTTGGTGGAATCTGGGCACCAAAGCCAAAAGCAGGAAACATTTTGTCACTGCAAAGGAATTATGGAAATGTATGAGTCATACTGCATATTACACATAAAGTACTGAGATTGTATTGTAAAATGAATACAAAGGTTTTTACCTGTCATAGTCTTGGACCACAAGGCCAACTGACCAGATGGCTGACAGATATTCGTTCACACCTTGAGGACTGATGTAGTGTAAAGAATCGGGTGACTTGGGGTCACCATTTGACCCCGTGAAGTCCACGCCAACCTACGGCAGAGACACGAGGAGTCAGTCGACCACATGGGtcttaataaaacaatatatatataaacgtgGACTTTACAGTCGAACGCAGAACTTACTGTGAAGTTTATCTGGCACCCACCCATGATGTAGTCCAGGAAGGTGTATTCTCGGACAATCTGAGAAAATAAACACGACCGCGTCCAGGAACATGAAACTTAAAAGGAACGAATTCACGTGAATGAAATCTATGTGAATGCAACATGGTACCTGACAAACTTTCACACTCACGACTCCAGAGTTCTTATAATGTTTCTTCTTCTGCTTTTTCTTACTGTTTATACATTCAAACTCAGCCTGCAGGACACAAATCAACTTTATTAGTTCAGACATCGATCCCCTTCACGGTGCTGAAATCAAATATGTTCGGCGGTATCTCACCGGAGAGGTGCGGGAAGCCTCCTGAAGGCGTTTCATATTGGTCTCAAAAATCCCTATCAAATCATGAGATCCATCGCTGTCATAATCATAACATTCAACCTAAAGAGGTtgaaaaaaggttaaaaacagCACGAGGTGAGGATACAAGTTAGAAGgaagagaaagggagagagagagagaacggggTCATGCAAAACAGCCCACCAAATGAAGAACCATAGATAACCACAGATCTATGACGAGTCTCTTCACCACAGACACCACACAGATATCAGACAGCATATCAGAACTTGGAATGAAGGAATGGATGATTGCGGAATATTGGAACGTTTAAAGAACATTTGAGCAAAACTATACTATGGGGTTCTTTCTCACTCAATGCCACATGTGCCTGTCATATTCCTCACAGAATTAACACAACACTGGAATGTCACGCTGTTTGATACGTTTTACACTTTTCAGTGTCTagttacaaaaatattttaatctaatttatttgtagttaatcttatttatttatatattataatatattattaatatttatttattcattgtagcaggaaggcgggacgagagccgtggggcaggaaggcggggccggtggcgtgagtgataatgagtatcagctgtacgcgcaccggtcccgcatgcctcacggggagctagggagcataagaggacgagcgacgggactgccgacgagagaggaccgggcccggaagttaagtttgtttatgtgcgtgtggccggcagtcgaccgtgaggtggctgccggccttttatttgctgaattattgtttgtttattttgtattaaagtttgttaaatgttcgccggttcccgcctccttccttcccttctattgaaccttgttacattggtgccgaaacccgggaggaaggagggacatgctgccgaggagccctcgccgccgagcggcctcgcggtgctgaggagttcgggcagcgcggacgagggcgtCCGCCAGCGGTTGCCCGAGATCGTGGTGCTGGATCGAAGAGGattcggtggggacggagagcccgcggccgtgctcctgggacgaggtgggatggcggccatggagggagctcgggagtgccggctgccctcagccagaagccatcgccggccgccaggaggcggag comes from Triplophysa rosa linkage group LG23, Trosa_1v2, whole genome shotgun sequence and encodes:
- the cpne3 gene encoding copine-3 isoform X1 translates to MATPCVTKVELTVSCENLLDMDVGSKSDPLCVLLMNTSGNQWFEVDRTERVKNCLNPKFAKKFIVDYYFELVQKLRFSIYDIDNKTIDLNDDDFLGELECSLGQVVSSSKLTRPLVLKNKKPAGKGTITISAEEIKDNRVVNFEVEARKLDNKDFFGKSDPYLEFYRQTETGWQLAHRTEVVKNNLNPCWRPFKISLQSLCGGNMEKPIKVECYDYDSDGSHDLIGIFETNMKRLQEASRTSPAEFECINSKKKQKKKHYKNSGVVSVKVCQIVREYTFLDYIMGGCQINFTVGVDFTGSNGDPKSPDSLHYISPQGVNEYLSAIWSVGLVVQDYDSDKMFPAFGFGAQIPPNWQVSHEFPLNFNPSNPYCAGVEGVVQAYRLCLPQVKLYGPTNFAPIINHMARFAQQALQDNKASQYYVLLIITDGVITDMDQTRAAIVAASRLPMSIIIVGVGKADFTDMEILDGDDGRLKSITGEPAIRDIVQFVPFRKFQNSPKEALAQCVLAEVPGQVVTFFNMMKFPPPNSNTPVAVPEGKTKN
- the cpne3 gene encoding copine-3 isoform X2, translating into MATPCVTKVELTVSCENLLDMDVGSKSDPLCVLLMNTSGNQWFEVDRTERVKNCLNPKFAKKFIVDYYFELVQKLRFSIYDIDNKTIDLNDDDFLGELECSLGQVVSSSKLTRPLVLKNKKPAGKGTITISAEEIKDNRVVNFEVEARKLDNKDFFGKSDPYLEFYRQTETGWQLAHRTEVVKNNLNPCWRPFKISLQSLCGGNMEKPIKVECYDYDSDGSHDLIGIFETNMKRLQEASRTSPAEFECINSKKKQKKKHYKNSGVVSVKVCQIVREYTFLDYIMGGCQINFTVGVDFTGSNGDPKSPDSLHYISPQGVNEYLSAIWSVGLVVQDYDSDKMFPAFGFGAQIPPNWQVSHEFPLNFNPSNPYCAGVEGVVQAYRLCLPQVKLYGPTNFAPIINHMARFAQQALQDNKASQYYVLLIITDGVITDMDQTRAAIVAASRLPMSIIIVGVGKADFTDMEILDGDDGRLKSITGEPAIRDIVQFVPFRKFQNAPREMLAQCVLAELPQQVTSYFRYKNLSPPHEPKYS